In the genome of Carya illinoinensis cultivar Pawnee chromosome 13, C.illinoinensisPawnee_v1, whole genome shotgun sequence, the window GCAATAGCTAGAATCTGGTTTATTCTTAGTCGTTTGTGCGTTAAAAAACAGACTTTCtgggaaaaaaattagaaagaaagaaagaataaagaaaagaatCGGCCGGCCTGAATTTCCTTGTCAATCCACCTTTTACATTTATTTCTTTCTCGGTGTAAAGAAAGTAAAGACTAGGACGGGCAAACTTGACCAGCATGATGCCGTCGCTAGATTTTGCAACTTCAATTCCAAATTCAAGCATGATCACCATAATCGAATGCGTTGAGCTTCCCTATAGGGTCCATTCACCAGGCCTGTGGAACTGGCTTCATTCTGGGAATACGTTTTCATTACCACAACTTGAGCTGCAGATGATGATTATTTTTGCAATCACGCATGCCTCCGATTGCATTCTTAAGCCATATGGAGTCCCGCAATTTACCTCCCAACTTATTGTATGTACTGCTGATATCTTGATCCACTTCAATATATATCTTACTTGAACATATTTATAATGTATTCTTTTCTATATCCATATACACtcacagtactaatttaaataatatttaagtgtGTGCGCGTGTGTATGAGACTACGTTTGTACGAGACTAATGAATTGAAGATTCTTCGTGTGAATCAGGCGGGCATAATCCTCGGTCCATCATTACTTGGGCGCTTTGAACCAATCAAGATCTTGTTTGACGTTAGAAGTCAAGAAATAATTGGTATGCTGGCTGTCTTTGGTCACttactgtttttgtttttgagcgGAGTGAAAATGGATCTGAAAGTGTTCAAAAGGATGGGAAGAAATGCCATATATACTGGTATTGCCTGCATATTGTTCCCTTTGATAATTGGCTTGTCAGTTGGAGTGTCCCTTAAAAGATCTTGGCGCCTCACCAAAGAAGAAGCATATAGTCTTCCATTTCTGACAGTACTTCATAGTTTGACTCCATTTCCGGTGGTTGTTTACCTTCTTGAGTACCTCAAGATCTTGAACTCTGAACTTGGTCAATTAGGCCTATCTGCAGCATTGGTTTCCGAAGCGATTGGCTtgattcttcttgttcttgCCACATTGATTAAGGTTGCCATGGAGaagaataattttcaagctATTTTTTGTGGAGGATCAACCATTATCTTTATCTTAACCCTTGCATTTGTTTTTCGACCCACAATGGTTTGGATAGTCAAGCAAACACCCAAAGGAAGGCCTGTGAAAACCGTATACATTCACATCATCATGCTGCTGATGCTTGTGTCTGGCTTGGTTTCTCGTTCGTTTAAATTTACTTGTATCGCTGGACCTTTTTTTCTCGGTTTGGCGATACCAGATGGACCGCCTTTAGGATCTGCCATTGTCAACAAGTTCAACTGCTTCACCGAGCATGTGTTTCTTCCACTCTTTGTAACTACATGTGCTATGAAGGTAGATCTGCGTTTAATCAGCCTCGATGCCAACTTGCTGACCTTCGATATAATCCTCGTTATCGCGACTTTTGCTACTAAAATGGTGGCCTGTTTGATTCCTCTCTTGTACTCCAAAATGCCCATAAAGGATGCTCTAGCACTTGCTCTCATTTTGAGTTTCAAAGGTGAAGTTCAGCTCAGCCTTTATTTTTACTTCGGAGATGAACAGGTGACTacatctttattttttcctttgctTTTATACTAGTAAAATGGATTCTTTTTCTAACCAAACAACAATAAACAAAACTAGGTCCACCTTATACCGGGCAAGGAGCGTTCTTTAGCGGTAGTTGCGATCCTAATTAATGCAACTATTGCACCAATCTTAGTGAAGTACCTGTACGATCCTTCATGGAAATATGCAGGTTACAAGAAAAGGGATATCATTCATAACAGACACAATGCAGAGCTTCGCATCTTGGTGTGCATTCACAAACCCGACAACATTCCTACGGTTATCAAACTACTGGAAACTTCAGGCCCGACAAGACAAAGACCCCTTACTGTTTATGTTCTTCACCTAATCAAACTGATTGGTCGAGCCTCCCCCGTTTTTATCTCACACCAAATGCAGAAAAAGACTCTCTCCAAAACTTCCTATTCAGAGAACGTGATTACCGCATTTAATCGCTTCAAACAAGACAATCCGGATGGCATATCACTGTTGCATGTTTTCACTGCCATCTCTCCAACGAAGTACATGCAGGAAGACGTATGCACTCTTGCACTGGACAAGCTCGCGTCCCTCATAGTACTCCCATTCCACCGGAAATGGTCCCTTGATGGGTTTGTTGAATCGGAGGACTGTGCTATAAGGACTCTGAACTGCGGTGTCCTTGAACTAGCACCTTGCTCCGTGGGGATCCTTGTTGATCGTGGCCGTTCAACTATTCCAGCAGAGTCATCTTATTCtgttgcaatgatcttcttagGAGGGAGTGACGATCAAGAGGCATTAACATTTGCGAAACGCATGGCCAATGATATGATGAACATCAATTTGACTGTGATTCACTTTGTTGCATCTGAGAGTGAAGAGATTAGAGGTTGGGACGATTTGGTGGACCATGAGGTGCTCAAGGATGTTAGACTTAACAATTTGAGTGGTGGATATGTGACGTATATAGAGGAGATGGTGGAAGATGGACCTCAGACGGCATTGATAATTCATTCTATGATAGAAGAGTACGACCTTATTATAGTTGGGAGGCGGCACAATGTAGTGTCCCCTCAAACATCAGGGCTTGCAGAATGGAGTGAATTCCCAGAGCTGGGTATCATCGGAGATCTTCTTGCCACCTCAGATAACAACACCAGGACATCCGTTTTGGTGGTACGTCAGCAGCAGAAACAGCAAAAATGACGACGGGCAATAATATCCTAGTCATGGTTAGAAAAGTGATCTTCTCTTTTATAAtagattcattttttgttttcaaaaaatcTGCACGTAGCTCTCAAACTTATAGTtagcattactcattttggTTGAAATTAAATGAAAGAAGCCACACGGGACCGTATAGTGATCTATTTTTATCGATTCCAAATATATATGGAGGCATCAAACATTATATTTTGTGAATTATTCTAGTTCTTtgattcaaaataaatttcattttaaattaagaaatgtACGTCCTGTATTAGACCACTACGCAATTGCACCATCTTTGTTGTCCAAAAGCTTCTCTTCTCCAATTGTCGATCTCATCTACAGGCATACAATGGCCGGCATGCAGCTGGTCCTTCCATGAGCAATGGGCCGGATATGCACTTAGAGATtaaaagtcatatatatatatatatatatatatatatatatatatatatatatttatacacatcCAAAAGTAAGCTAGTTTTAAATGGATTGACCTCCCTCGTGTTCGTGTatggtttgtaatattaatggttttattatatgttaaaatttgaaaaatattgtagttattaataaatataaatcttaatttttttgttaaattatgTTAATAGGATCAAATGAGTTATGTGATTTAGTACAACTCATTTATATGAAACAAATAACTTTAAATGAGTTGTGTCGTGTTaatatatttctaattaattattaaacagatCAAAATGGATGACAAGACATGACCCGTTATCTAAATAAATTGGATTAGTATTTGGAAGTTTGACACGTCTAACTTAACGAGTTAAAATCGAATTGATTTATATAATCGAATGTTCATGACTTAATACAGCACGAACATGTACCGAAAACACAATTTGTCATCCCTAATCTTGAGATGACATATCAATTCTGAGTATTAGGGTGCAGCTCaacatattaataaataatatatatatagtttcaaGGTATTCTCAATTTAGACTTGGTTTGAATGGTGAGaggagttgagttgagatgagataaaagttaaaatttgaataaaatattattagaatattattttttattttgatatttgaaaaagttgaaatgttcattttattttatttaaaaatttaaaaaaaattataataattagatgaaatgaaatgagataagttaaaataatttcactataCAAACAAGGGCATGACCAAGGGGTAACCCATAAACGCCGCACGTACAAGAACCAAGTTATCAAGGTGAAAGAGCTGGCAATCATAaaccttaattaataatttaattagaatataaaaatatctattaattaatggttttttatttattaattttataaaagcctAACCCATCTTCCCTATACTCGATTCGGTTTGTTTGTAGCCATAAAACTAACTAATGTTCTAAATTCTAAACTCGAAATCGGACCGAGTTTAATATGATTCattggtttttcaattttaatttttacagcCATACTCTTTAAAAGTTTATAATGTGGAAGAAGCGAAAGATTTGCAAATAAGTATACTTCACAACTTTAAGAGTAATTGTATACTCCCCAAGGGGGTTGGGGCAGTGAAATACGAGGTTTGCTAACCCTTCCTAGTTTACTTTCATGAAATTTATTTGTTCTTAAAAAAGTCGTGTTACTATACCCTCTAATGGTTATTGTCGGGTGTGCTACATaagtcaaaattattatttttttttttgttttcatatttttaaacatatttaaatatttttaaaaaatataaaaaatacattaatatattaaaaattattttttaattattaagtaaaaatcaacaattttttttactaaGCGATATACATGAACAGTATATTTGAATGGACGAACTAAccttattcttttaaaaatatttcttaattctcgtaaataaataaaagaaaagttctCGTGCGCTGCAAAATGTCAGTAAAGGAGAAAGAGAGGACAGGATAGtttagtaaataaaaataaagtacgAGGGCAAATCAGATTTGAAATACCGAGGCTtcgagagaaatgagagagtgAGGCCTGAGGGAGAAGAATGTGTGTGGGCTCTACGAAACAGCGCTGAAGGCACCTCGAATTTCTCTTTTCCACTCGCTCTTCACACACGTGAATTGTCCTTGCCTTTTCTAACTCGATCAATGGTGTGAGAGCAGTGTACATTCTCAATGATCTTTTATCCTATCTTTTAAAatgtattattaaaatt includes:
- the LOC122290888 gene encoding cation/H(+) antiporter 4-like codes for the protein MPSLDFATSIPNSSMITIIECVELPYRVHSPGLWNWLHSGNTFSLPQLELQMMIIFAITHASDCILKPYGVPQFTSQLIAGIILGPSLLGRFEPIKILFDVRSQEIIGMLAVFGHLLFLFLSGVKMDLKVFKRMGRNAIYTGIACILFPLIIGLSVGVSLKRSWRLTKEEAYSLPFLTVLHSLTPFPVVVYLLEYLKILNSELGQLGLSAALVSEAIGLILLVLATLIKVAMEKNNFQAIFCGGSTIIFILTLAFVFRPTMVWIVKQTPKGRPVKTVYIHIIMLLMLVSGLVSRSFKFTCIAGPFFLGLAIPDGPPLGSAIVNKFNCFTEHVFLPLFVTTCAMKVDLRLISLDANLLTFDIILVIATFATKMVACLIPLLYSKMPIKDALALALILSFKGEVQLSLYFYFGDEQVHLIPGKERSLAVVAILINATIAPILVKYLYDPSWKYAGYKKRDIIHNRHNAELRILVCIHKPDNIPTVIKLLETSGPTRQRPLTVYVLHLIKLIGRASPVFISHQMQKKTLSKTSYSENVITAFNRFKQDNPDGISLLHVFTAISPTKYMQEDVCTLALDKLASLIVLPFHRKWSLDGFVESEDCAIRTLNCGVLELAPCSVGILVDRGRSTIPAESSYSVAMIFLGGSDDQEALTFAKRMANDMMNINLTVIHFVASESEEIRGWDDLVDHEVLKDVRLNNLSGGYVTYIEEMVEDGPQTALIIHSMIEEYDLIIVGRRHNVVSPQTSGLAEWSEFPELGIIGDLLATSDNNTRTSVLVVRQQQKQQK